The DNA window tgCAGTTGCACCCGGGGTCCTGATAAGATCTCACCTTGGAATCACGTGTGCACCCCGTTGGcaatttggttttttccatttttggtTACCATTGTCAACATTTACAGAACAAAAATCGATTCCAAATCGGTCAGCCTTGTTCATATTCCCAGTCACGATTGTAAAGCACAAGTGTCTGTCTTGGATTTTCAAGTAATATAGTTTTTGAAAATGATTACGCATGTCgttcttttatatataaattattgtttaaaatcattatccgcaaataaatttttaagtttttattattagtgGATTCTAAATCcattaaaaatgttcaaattcaataaaaagaaacatcAGATCATTCGTCGTTAGTAGATAATCGTGCTTTAACCTAGACGTTAGGTGATCACGAGCAAGATCACCATCACGGCACCACCAATTGACCACCACCCAACCACTAAACCACCACCGAAATGCGCAAGAAATGAGTCTATCGATGCCAATGCCATAGTTCTAATCAAAACCCATTTGTTCCGCATCTCTGCAACGTCTTCTCGATGTCTTTTCGTTGTAGAAATAGCGACACTGACCCACAAGTTCACGTCGGTCACGCTCTACAAGAACAAGACGGTGCGCTATGCGGCCCGGATGCACGCGATCATCGCCTGCCAGATGGAGTTCCAGCTGTACCCCATGGACATCCAGGTGTGTCCCATCTACATCGAGAGCTGTAAGTTTGTAGACCCCCCTATGGCAGCTTTATCTGACGAATTCCACTTTCGAAGTCTCGTCGAACAATCAGAAGGTAAAGCTGCGCTGGTCGGACTCCGGGGTGACCCTGAATCCGGAACTGAAGCTGCTGCAGTACAATCTGGGCCAGCCGCTGGAACTGGAGGAGAGCGACGGCTACATGCCGGAGAAGGTGGGCAACTTCTCCCGCCTTACCGTGTACTTCCGCTTCGAGCGCCAGATCGGCCATCACCTCATCCAGACCTTCGCCCCCTCATCGTTGGTGGTGATGCTATCCTGGTTCAGCTTCTGGCTGGGACTGGACGCCATTCCGGGGCGGGTAACGCTCCTGGTGACCTGCATGCTGACCCTGGTGACCATGTTTACGGGCGCCGACATCCCGCCAGTCGCCTACGTTAAGGTGGGCTCATTACTCCACTTGCGGTCCCAACTCGAACACAGAGGATTAATTTCACCTTTTCCAGGCCCTGGACCTCTGGATGGCCGGGTGCATGCTGTCCGTGTTCGCCGCCCTGGCCGAGTTCGTGGTGGTGAAAGTGCTGGACGTGCAGTACCAGTACCAGGTGAACCGCATACCCAAGGTACTGCCCATGGTAAGGCAGCTGTGGGGATATCGCTTTAATAAGTAATGCCACCTTCTTGTCGTTCTGActtcgattcgattcgtttcgattcgattcgcgTAGCGCATCAGCAACATGGAGAAGGGTCAGTGTGCGACAGTGGCCAGTTGGGAAGGCGGAGCGGTGCGGTCGCGGAAGGCCACACAGACGCCCACGACACCGGGCCAGGTGAGCTATTATTAACCACTCATATGGATATGTGGGGGAACAGGGGCACATGTCACACATGCTATATACTCCTATATGTAACTCCTTAGACCTCGCTTCAGGGAAACGGAGGACCGCCCAAGCCAGCAAGACGCCAGAGTCTACTTTCCGTGGCGTGGACGGATACGGATACCGGCGTGGAGAAGATCATGTGGCGGGAGATCGACAAGGTGTCCCGCGCTGTATTCCCCATCCTGTTCTTTGTGTTTGTGCTCCTGTACTGGCCGATTCTGCTGATGAAGTCGTCCTAGGATTTGGGGAGCTCCAGACTGCACATGTCTGGACTCCGTTAAAAAGTCGAACAATCGCGAATCTGCTGATGAAACTACAACTGTACCGGAATTGGAGACAGGTGCAATGCCAGTGCCGCTAGCTTTTTGGATCCTAATATCTGGAAACGGAGCTATGTATCTGCTTCACGTCATCAAAGTACAAGAAACCACAAGGAAAGTCTACAGTTACCTACATATGTAATAGGTGCATGGGTATTACTACACAACCATCGGGTACATCGAAATGCCAGTACTGAGTGTATAGCTTAGTTATGGTCTATTTGCTCACAGAGAATATATATTGTTCATTTGAGTATTTGCTTTGTACAAATCCGATCTAGCCTCGAACAATACCGATATATCCCccacattattttaaatctATGCCTCAATCGCAGAGGTGTCTTTCGGACACCGCGCAATCCCACAGGATGGATTGCTTTGCTACTCTATATATTCGCTATATTAACCAAGATCCCGCAACGATTACCCAAATTTGAGTTTAGTTCTGCCTTATATACACCGGATATCAAACTAACGTATATCACTGTGCTAGTGACAATACCCACAGTCGAAAGGGTGATCCCTACTTTTAAAGTATACACTCTCTACAATTGCGAGCTACACGCATAAACCATTTTCGGGCAAAcgattttaattgaacttttGTATTAGGCTTAAGCAAATCCGCCAAGATATGGAATTGGTGCTTTACGGAGATAATAATACAATGGCCTCTAAGGATATTTGGattgtaaatacaaataacgAGACGAACAGTGAATGCTTTTAGAgatttttacatatttagaatTATTTATCCATTATAGCGCATTTTAATGCAAACATTAGAGCTGTGGCTTTTACATCTAATACTAAAATTGACCTGTAGTTCAAACAGCGCACATCAGGCATAATTTTTGAAactataaacatataaatatatatttgttaagCTAAATCGAGTTTATATTTGATATGAAAATACAAACactttgtaaatatattacatCACTACTATATATTACATGCATGTATTTATCTAGGATTGTAACTGCTGTACCAATttaagtttatataaatatctgtattctttccatttttaagTTATGTTGTTCACTCAGCAATTCGTAGTTCAGTGAACCCTCTAATAATGTTATCGGAaagctttaaatttattcTTAATAAAAGAGAAGGCGCGTACATCTATCAAACAAACTATTCGTCGATTTAAATAACAAGGAAATAGGTGGTATGCTTGAATTCAAACCATGTCCTCTTCGGAACCGCTGTCGCTCTCCTCCTCATCGCTAAAATGCGACTGCCCATTTTCGTTGTCCTTCGACCTGATTAACAGCATTTCCTCATCACTATCTTCTTCCGTCGCATTGGTTTTGCCTTCATTTTCCTGCTTTAACTTATCAGCTCTATCCAGAAGTACTTTCAACGTGTACTTGTTGTAGTCGCAGCTGAAAATATGAACCCCTTAGCGAGACTTCTGTACACAACTAAAACAATTTACTCACATTTTGTTAAGCATTTCGTATTTCCGCGAAAGAACCTCGTGCAGTGCCAGCAATCCCGTGTGCTGAAAGACTCCATCTTGGTTTCCGTGTTTGGTCAGCAGACAGCAACTCCATTGCAGATAGAACTCAATGTGAGGCGTGGACTGGAGATGACGGGCCAATTGTTGCAACAGTCGCTGGGCAAACTCCGGCGCTAGATCCGCACAAACCAGTTCGACTGAAAAAGCGAAAGGAGCAAGGACTCAATATGCATGCAATGCAGACACGTGCTGGCAAAGCTGTTTATGGCAAGCCATTTGCATGTACTATTATAGTTCGTATGCAAGCGGTATTGGAAGGGGTTATTAACCAAGGTAAGAGTTAGGGCGAGGACCTTGAAACTGTTTATTAACACAGCAAAAGTGCAAATTTGCACATTCGATCGGAGAACGAAGTCAGGGCAAGTGGCAACCGCCTCTACGGCGGAGTGTGTCGCCGCTATTTTTAGTCGCGGCAGCGATGAAGGTTGCCAAAACTGACAAGGACTGGCCCCTGAATGCAGCAGGCGATTTAGCATTTTACTCACTGTCCTTATACGGCACTCGCTCCAGCACTAGGGCAATCAAATTGGGCTCGTTTAGCTTGAGGGACATGACCAACGCCTTGGTATAATTCTGCTGCTTGAGGGACTCGTGGACCGCTTTCGGTGTAACTTCCAGCGATAGATCGAAGGGATCGAAAACAACACCTGGATAGTAAAAATGGTagattaaatatttgaattacTATTGTGTTGTAAAAATGGTTATAGCCTACCCTTATCTAAGGCGTATATGCAGAGTCCTTCAGTTCCAGCAGCCGCAAATGCCTGTCCCGTGGGTGAGAATTTTACGGAGAACACCCTAACCTCTTGCTGGAACCTCCTGGAGGACATGTCTCCCCGTTGAACACCCGGCAGTCTGATGGCCACCCTGCCACCCTCCAGCTCTTCGCGTTCTTCCACCAGAGCCATGTTGCCGAATTCACTTAAATGTTTCCGACTGATAAAGTCCTAGGAACGAAGTAAAAAATGTTAGCGAGGATTTTCGTCTAAGATTTCTTTGAGTACTTACGTTAAGTCCATCTAAGCTGTGGTTTTGTGTGATTTCAAATTTCTTTAGAAGTATAGCCTCCCGAACGTGGTAAATACATATGTTCGCAGACTTGCCAGCAGCTAGTATGCACTCGCCATCCGCTGAGTACTCAATTGTGGAAAAATAACTAGGAGGGGATTCAGTTAATACATAGCACATATTATAAATTTGAGGTCATCTCACTTTGCCTGAGCGTTCTTTCTCGCTGTTATTATATCAGTTTCCAGACGACCTGCGCTTAAATCATTGCGACCCTCTATAGCACTAACTTGGCCTGCAGATTTGATGTCGAAAATGATTATATTACCACTAAGAGTGGCCACGGCAATCTGCAAGAGTTAGAATGCAATATGTACTAATGTAATATCGAACTAATGATGGAGTTAACGCATACCTCTTCACCATTAGGACTGAAAGTAACATTTGTAACATCTGAAACAGCATCAATAGTTTCGTGCTCGCTGTTGCTCTCCAAGCAGTTCCATATCTTGACGGTTTTGTCCCAGG is part of the Drosophila yakuba strain Tai18E2 chromosome 2R, Prin_Dyak_Tai18E2_2.1, whole genome shotgun sequence genome and encodes:
- the LOC6529355 gene encoding glycine receptor subunit alpha-2 isoform X6, with translation MLDKFNTNAFISFGLGFILMWLSEATEAHMNYTAKPRVVLPPNYVKEIRPPSKKGSPVIVDFSIFVVDINSINVEDMDFRVDMFIHQRWLESRLEIPDDIFEEGDDYVTLLPEVFENFWQPDPYFLNSKIAEIATLTHKFTSVTLYKNKTVRYAARMHAIIACQMEFQLYPMDIQVCPIYIESFSSNNQKVKLRWSDSGVTLNPELKLLQYNLGQPLELEESDGYMPEKVGNFSRLTVYFRFERQIGHHLIQTFAPSSLVVMLSWFSFWLGLDAIPGRVTLLVTCMLTLVTMFTGADIPPVAYVKALDLWMAGCMLSVFAALAEFVVVKVLDVQYQYQVNRIPKVLPMRISNMEKGQCATVASWEGGAVRSRKATQTPTTPGQTSLQGNGGPPKPARRQSLLSVAWTDTDTGVEKIMWREIDKVSRAVFPILFFVFVLLYWPILLMKSS
- the LOC6529355 gene encoding glycine receptor subunit alpha-2 isoform X4, which encodes MLDKFNTNAFISFGLGFILMWLSEATEAHMNYTAKPRVVLPPNYVKEIRPPSKKGSPVIVDFSIFVVDINSINVEDMDFRVDMFIHQRWLESRLEIPDDIFEEGDDYVTLLPEVFENFWQPDPYFLNSKIAGYGSPYVASTSLLRNKGERDSKNFHLDKDIKIATLTHKFTSVTLYKNKTVRYAARMHAIIACQMEFQLYPMDIQVCPIYIESFSSNNQKVKLRWSDSGVTLNPELKLLQYNLGQPLELEESDGYMPEKVGNFSRLTVYFRFERQIGHHLIQTFAPSSLVVMLSWFSFWLGLDAIPGRVTLLVTCMLTLVTMFTGADIPPVAYVKALDLWMAGCMLSVFAALAEFVVVKVLDVQYQYQVNRIPKVLPMRISNMEKGQCATVASWEGGAVRSRKATQTPTTPGQTSLQGNGGPPKPARRQSLLSVAWTDTDTGVEKIMWREIDKVSRAVFPILFFVFVLLYWPILLMKSS
- the LOC6529355 gene encoding glycine receptor subunit alpha-2 isoform X3 yields the protein MLDKFNTNAFISFGLGFILMWLSEATEAHMNYTAKPRVVLPPNYVKEIRPPSKKGSPVIVDFSIFVVDINSINVEDMDFSDTVYIFRVDMFIHQRWLESRLEIPDDIFEEGDDYVTLLPEVFENFWQPDPYFLNSKIAGYGSPYVASTSLLRNKGERDSKNFHLDKDIKIATLTHKFTSVTLYKNKTVRYAARMHAIIACQMEFQLYPMDIQVCPIYIESFSSNNQKVKLRWSDSGVTLNPELKLLQYNLGQPLELEESDGYMPEKVGNFSRLTVYFRFERQIGHHLIQTFAPSSLVVMLSWFSFWLGLDAIPGRVTLLVTCMLTLVTMFTGADIPPVAYVKALDLWMAGCMLSVFAALAEFVVVKVLDVQYQYQVNRIPKVLPMRISNMEKGQCATVASWEGGAVRSRKATQTPTTPGQGNGGPPKPARRQSLLSVAWTDTDTGVEKIMWREIDKVSRAVFPILFFVFVLLYWPILLMKSS
- the LOC6529355 gene encoding glycine receptor subunit alpha-2 isoform X2; the protein is MLDKFNTNAFISFGLGFILMWLSEATEAHMNYTAKPRVVLPPNYVKEIRPPSKKGSPVIVDFSIFVVDINSINVEDMDFSDTVYIFRVDMFIHQRWLESRLEIPDDIFEEGDDYVTLLPEVFENFWQPDPYFLNSKIAGYGSPYVASTSLLRNKGERDSKNFHLDKDIKIATLTHKFTSVTLYKNKTVRYAARMHAIIACQMEFQLYPMDIQVCPIYIESFSSNNQKVKLRWSDSGVTLNPELKLLQYNLGQPLELEESDGYMPEKVGNFSRLTVYFRFERQIGHHLIQTFAPSSLVVMLSWFSFWLGLDAIPGRVTLLVTCMLTLVTMFTGADIPPVAYVKALDLWMAGCMLSVFAALAEFVVVKVLDVQYQYQVNRIPKRISNMEKGQCATVASWEGGAVRSRKATQTPTTPGQTSLQGNGGPPKPARRQSLLSVAWTDTDTGVEKIMWREIDKVSRAVFPILFFVFVLLYWPILLMKSS
- the LOC6529355 gene encoding glycine receptor subunit alpha-2 isoform X7, producing MLDKFNTNAFISFGLGFILMWLSEATEAHMNYTAKPRVVLPPNYVKEIRPPSKKGSPVIVDFSIFVVDINSINVEDMDFRVDMFIHQRWLESRLEIPDDIFEEGDDYVTLLPEVFENFWQPDPYFLNSKIAEIATLTHKFTSVTLYKNKTVRYAARMHAIIACQMEFQLYPMDIQVCPIYIESFSSNNQKVKLRWSDSGVTLNPELKLLQYNLGQPLELEESDGYMPEKVGNFSRLTVYFRFERQIGHHLIQTFAPSSLVVMLSWFSFWLGLDAIPGRVTLLVTCMLTLVTMFTGADIPPVAYVKALDLWMAGCMLSVFAALAEFVVVKVLDVQYQYQVNRIPKRISNMEKGQCATVASWEGGAVRSRKATQTPTTPGQTSLQGNGGPPKPARRQSLLSVAWTDTDTGVEKIMWREIDKVSRAVFPILFFVFVLLYWPILLMKSS
- the LOC6529355 gene encoding glycine receptor subunit alpha-2 isoform X5, with amino-acid sequence MLDKFNTNAFISFGLGFILMWLSEATEAHMNYTAKPRVVLPPNYVKEIRPPSKKGSPVIVDFSIFVVDINSINVEDMDFSDTVYIFRVDMFIHQRWLESRLEIPDDIFEEGDDYVTLLPEVFENFWQPDPYFLNSKIAEIATLTHKFTSVTLYKNKTVRYAARMHAIIACQMEFQLYPMDIQVCPIYIESFSSNNQKVKLRWSDSGVTLNPELKLLQYNLGQPLELEESDGYMPEKVGNFSRLTVYFRFERQIGHHLIQTFAPSSLVVMLSWFSFWLGLDAIPGRVTLLVTCMLTLVTMFTGADIPPVAYVKALDLWMAGCMLSVFAALAEFVVVKVLDVQYQYQVNRIPKVLPMRISNMEKGQCATVASWEGGAVRSRKATQTPTTPGQTSLQGNGGPPKPARRQSLLSVAWTDTDTGVEKIMWREIDKVSRAVFPILFFVFVLLYWPILLMKSS
- the LOC6529355 gene encoding glycine receptor subunit alpha-2 isoform X1 encodes the protein MLDKFNTNAFISFGLGFILMWLSEATEAHMNYTAKPRVVLPPNYVKEIRPPSKKGSPVIVDFSIFVVDINSINVEDMDFSDTVYIFRVDMFIHQRWLESRLEIPDDIFEEGDDYVTLLPEVFENFWQPDPYFLNSKIAGYGSPYVASTSLLRNKGERDSKNFHLDKDIKIATLTHKFTSVTLYKNKTVRYAARMHAIIACQMEFQLYPMDIQVCPIYIESFSSNNQKVKLRWSDSGVTLNPELKLLQYNLGQPLELEESDGYMPEKVGNFSRLTVYFRFERQIGHHLIQTFAPSSLVVMLSWFSFWLGLDAIPGRVTLLVTCMLTLVTMFTGADIPPVAYVKALDLWMAGCMLSVFAALAEFVVVKVLDVQYQYQVNRIPKVLPMRISNMEKGQCATVASWEGGAVRSRKATQTPTTPGQTSLQGNGGPPKPARRQSLLSVAWTDTDTGVEKIMWREIDKVSRAVFPILFFVFVLLYWPILLMKSS